ACAACCTGTAACAGCACGTATATACCGACACCACCCAACGCCCGCAACCAGGCCAGCAGCGGGGCAAAGCTGGTTAGCGGTTCACTGCCACCGAGCAGATCAACGCTTCCCTGCCAGATGCTGAACCCAAGGGTTAACCCGATCCGGGGTGGACTGGCATTCAGATCGCGTAGTGGATTAGCCGGAGCGGTGGCAATGGCGCTTACCGGCCCCCGGCTGAGGTAACGAGCGGTTGGCCAGTAATTTTCAATATCCCAACCTTCACCAATCGGTGCCGAGTAGCCATAACTCAATAACGGTGCGACACCGATAATGATCCCAACTCCTGCCACCAGAAGTGCCGGCCAGTACTGCCGCAGGGCTATGGATATACGCGGTGGGCCGTATCGCCACCATGCCAGCCCGTTACACAAACCACCGAGCGGCAAAAGAATGCCCAGTGCCAACCCTAATCCACCGAGAAAACGCACGACCCAATACCCAATGACTATCGTCAGTGCGTATCCCATCAGGGGCGCTAGCAACGCTCGCCATGGCTGAAGTACAGGCGGGAGCAGGAGTCGTGCAATTCCCCACCCAACCCAGAACGCCAGCAGACTTGCCGTTATCAGCGGCAACAGGATATCAACAACCAGCGTATTCATACCGATCCCGGCCTCATTGCCGAAATGGCAATCCCTCGCGCAGCGGGGCGGAGGGATCGCATCCTGCGACTGTCGAGGTCAACTATCAATATCCATGTAGCGAATCGTCGACATCATTGCCGACGGGCAACGTAGAACAACACCAGCGCCGCACCCAGGTAGAGCGCCGCCGAGACACCAATCAGCGCCGGTAGTGCTCTATCATACAACAAACCAAGACAAGCGCTGCCGACAAACCAGCTCACACCAAAACCGGCGTGAAACAGGCCATACGCCGCACCTCGCCGATCAGGTGGTGCCAATTGGCCTACCGCAGCGCGCAAGATTGACTCTTGCGCTCCTAACACTGCCCCCCAAAGGACAACACCGATGATAACGGTAAGCAGACCGGTACTGAAGAGAAGTGGGGTGCTCAAAGCTCCCAGAGCGGTTACCCCAACCAATGCGCCAAGGCCAATCCGGTCGTAGAGCAAGCCAAAGCCGAACGCAGCAACAGCATCAACCGTCATCGCCAGCGCGTACAATGCAGGAATACCCGCCGGCTGAACGATTTGCAGGCGCTGTAGATGGTAGGCAGCCAGGGCAAAATCAACACTGGCCGCCGCAAAGAGGGCAACGCCGGCCAAGTAATACCAGAACTGACGCGAAAAGCCGGTTGTGGTTATTGCCGGGGTTTGTCGCGCTAAATCGGCAGGCTGTGGAAAGCGCATCCGTGCCATCAACAAGACCATCATGCAGAGCAGGCCAGGAATAATCAATACCCCAAACGCCAGTTGAAAGTTCCCACTGAATGCCAGGATTCCGGCCAGCAGCAGCGGCGCCAGCACTGCACCAATCTGATCCAGCACTTCGTGCAGCCCAAAGCCTTTACCTGCACCTACTCGATCAGCAGCGTATGAGATCAGGGTATCTTTCGCCGGACTGCGTAACGCTTTGCTCAAACGCTCAACCATCAACAGACCAACAGCCAAAGGCCACGCATTGGCTAAAGCGAGCAACGGGACTGCAATAACCGTCAAACTATAGCCAAGAATAGTCAGCAACCAGTAGCGCCGGGTGCGGTCGCTGAGATAACCGAAGACCAGACGCAACCCATAGCCGATCAGCTCGCCAATCCCTGCCGTCAACCCCACAACCGCACCACTGGCACCGAGCAAGGCCAGATACTGACCACTCAGACTTCGGCCACCCTCGTAGACCATATCGGCCAGCAGACTCACGACACCCATGAGGGTAATGAACTGAAGGGCACGCTTGTAGGCCGGGGAAGATATAACGCTCATGGCAAACCTCTCGACGCATGTCCTGTACCAATGACCTGGACAGAAAGATGTGACCAGCAGGTAAAAACGCAACAGATATTAACGTCTATTAACGTCTTCCCCCTCCACGATGAGTCGCAAAGGCTACCAGAGCGTGCCAGATCGCAACTGCCGCCAGGCGTGCAGTACGATCATCAATATCGTATTGGGGATTGAGTTCACTGAATTCGATCAGGCGCGTGCGTGGCTCAGCACCGGCCAGCGTTGCCAGCGCAACCAGTTCATCACCGCGCATACCGAGCGGGTTGGGGGCGCTGACTCCAGGCGCCTCGGCAACCTGTACCACATCGAGGTCAAAACCCCAGCCGATACTCCCGGCATCACTCGTAGCGAGTAGAGACCGCATCGTATCGGCAACCCCATAGTGACGGGCAGTGTTCAACTCGATAATCGTCGCACCTCGTGTGCGCAGGTATTCAGTATACGCGGGTGAGTTGGCGAATGGTTGCACCCCACATACCCAGTAGCGTTGTGGTGCAATCAGACCTGCTTCAATCAGTTGCCGATAGGGGGTACCGCTATTTGCCGGTTGATCGGCCCGCACGTCGTAATGCGCATCGACATTAATTGCCAGCGGCGGCGGCGGAGCTGCCACTGCCATCGCCGCCATATCGGGAAAGCTAATATCATTCCCTCCGCCAAGCGAAATGAGCAACTTTCCATCGGCAATGATACGCGCTACCAGAGCCTGCTGACGCGCATGAATCGTTTCGAGGTCGCCGGTGGTATCTACATCACCGAGATCGCAGATCGTAAGATGTTGCAAACCGGTAATACCCAGGCGGTATAGACAACGCCGAATTGCGGTCGGCCCCTGCGCAGCACCGGGCCGACCACGATTACGCAGCACGCCGATGTCCTGTGGACAACCGAGAATCACAACCTGAGCAGCATCATACCCGCCCACACCGGGAATGACTAATTCACCCAGACGTTGGTCGTTCGGATCATCACGGCGATAGAAGAGATCACTCGCCGGGGGATGTAGATGTGACCATGGCACGTTCACTGGCGGAAGAAATCGATGACCTGGCTGCGTTCTTCTTCACTCGGCATCAATTCGATGAAGGTGATGCGATGCCAGGGGAAAATCACGGCCTGTACACCGGCAGCCAGATACGGCACCGGCTTGCCATCACGTTTGCGCATATTTGTCACTTTAATG
This genomic window from Chloroflexus aurantiacus J-10-fl contains:
- a CDS encoding MFS transporter, producing MSVISSPAYKRALQFITLMGVVSLLADMVYEGGRSLSGQYLALLGASGAVVGLTAGIGELIGYGLRLVFGYLSDRTRRYWLLTILGYSLTVIAVPLLALANAWPLAVGLLMVERLSKALRSPAKDTLISYAADRVGAGKGFGLHEVLDQIGAVLAPLLLAGILAFSGNFQLAFGVLIIPGLLCMMVLLMARMRFPQPADLARQTPAITTTGFSRQFWYYLAGVALFAAASVDFALAAYHLQRLQIVQPAGIPALYALAMTVDAVAAFGFGLLYDRIGLGALVGVTALGALSTPLLFSTGLLTVIIGVVLWGAVLGAQESILRAAVGQLAPPDRRGAAYGLFHAGFGVSWFVGSACLGLLYDRALPALIGVSAALYLGAALVLFYVARRQ
- a CDS encoding formimidoylglutamase — its product is MPWSHLHPPASDLFYRRDDPNDQRLGELVIPGVGGYDAAQVVILGCPQDIGVLRNRGRPGAAQGPTAIRRCLYRLGITGLQHLTICDLGDVDTTGDLETIHARQQALVARIIADGKLLISLGGGNDISFPDMAAMAVAAPPPPLAINVDAHYDVRADQPANSGTPYRQLIEAGLIAPQRYWVCGVQPFANSPAYTEYLRTRGATIIELNTARHYGVADTMRSLLATSDAGSIGWGFDLDVVQVAEAPGVSAPNPLGMRGDELVALATLAGAEPRTRLIEFSELNPQYDIDDRTARLAAVAIWHALVAFATHRGGGRR